The Arcanobacterium wilhelmae region CATGGCCGACGGCGTAGTGCTCGAATCGGGTACGCCTGCGGACGTGTTCGGATCACCTCGCGAACATAAGACGCGTGAGTTCCTCCGCCGCTTGCGCTGATAACGCGCTTGCCTCAATAGACCGCTCGGGCATCGTCTGCTCCCGCCGTGAACACCGGGAGCGGGCGATGCCCGAGCTTTTTCTGAGCGTGAAATTAGACGGACGTTTCGCTGTTGACCTTCGCTACGATGGCGTCGATTTCACACGCGGGAAGGAGCTTTGCCGCCTCGGCAGGGATCTCCTGCCCGCGCCGCAAAGCCTTCTCCACGGCGTCGCGCGCCTCAACCAGAGCACGGCGCTTGGCCTTTTCTTCTTCGTCGATCTTCGCCTGCTTTTGAGCCTCGAAGTACACGCGCACGATCTCTGCCATTCCCTTCGGCCCGATCTCGGGCAGATAGCAGTGCGAGATTGCGAGCCCGATGGCACCGAGCGCGAGCTCGTCGTTGTAAGCCAAGTACCAGCCTTCATGTGTGGGGTTGAACTTGTATTTCGAGCCCGCCAGCGAGCGGAAGCCGTAGAGAGGCTCGATGATTGCACCCACTCGATCCAGGACGTTGTCGAGGAACGACGGATCTGAAGCCGCTTCGCTTCGTGCAAGCGGCGCTCCCGACAGCGAGACCCACTTCAACCCGAGCTCATCCATCTTCGGCACGGACTCGCCAAGCAGGAACTCGATCACAGAACGCCAGCCATCCGAATCACGGCGCATGAAATCGAGCGTGTAGCCCACGAGCTGGCCGCCCTCATAAACGGGGAGCCAGGAGGTGATTCCGTGGAGCGTCAGCTTGCTGTCAATAGCGAGCATCATCTTCGTTCCGGGAACTTTCAGCTCGTCCAACGCGCCCAGGGTGAAGCCCATTTCTGGGAGGGCCTTCTCGGCGACCCATTGCTCGGACAGTGCTGTGACGCGGGCGCGCATGTCTAGATCGAGGCTCTCCCAATCTGTCCAGACAGCCGTGATGCCTTCCTTGGCTGCGTTGTTCTTCGCCGTGCGAACGTTCTGGAATTTCTTGCCCGTGAACTTCGTATCTGCGGGCAGTACGCCTTCCTCGGCGACGTGGAGCTTCTTGAAGCCTGGGCGCTGGAAGGATTCGTTGACTGAATACCATGCGATGTGCCAGCCCTGTTGCTGGACGAACGCTTCGAAGGCAGACGCTAACTCCTCGCGTTCAGCTTGCGTGGGCAAGGATATCGGTGCCGTTTCTACGCGTGCCGTAGCATCGGCGTCGTCGGCCGTCTCCTGGTCGGCGTCGGAGGAGCGGCCAGCAAACACGGGTCCGCCGAGCGTCACGGCGACGCCATTCGACACACGGTAGGCTACGTAGCCGAGCTCGTGGAAGAAATATGAGTTTCCCTCCCACAGCGTCATGAAGGACAGGTGGTCGCCGGTGCCGGACTCGAGGATTTGGCGCGCCTTGACGCGGTCGTGGAAGTGAAGATCTGAGTGGGAATCAACCACCAGGTAGAACAATGCGACCGCGATGAAAATCCAAAATACTGTTCCCGACCAAATGAAAGCGTTCCACGCGCCGGTTCCAGATGGCACGTTCCCGAGTGGGAGGAAGAGCGAAGCAATTGGGGGGAGCAGACGGACAACGAACTCGCCAAGAGCCTCGCGCAATCCGATCGCAGGGGCGAATTGCGAGGAAAACGTCAAAGCCCCGGCAAACCATATGAGGGCGGCAGTACCTAGGCCGGTTCCAACGAGTGCAAGCGCGCGTGCATGCTCACTGCGTGAGGTCCGTACCCTGTACAGAGTGCGGGTTGCGAGGAGTGCGATTGTGACGGCGAACCATGGAATGAGCGAAAACACGCAAATAGCAATGACTGCGCTCAAGTCGCCTGCGATAAGGCCAACCTGGACGAACTGGACGACGACGATCACTACAGTCAGAAGAGTCGAGGCGAGTGCGCCAATCCAGGCCGCACGCTTGGCACGCACAAGCCCCCACGCGAAAATCAACTGGATAGTCACAGGAATAAGGTTGGCAATCGTATTGGATGGTCCCTCAAACTTGACGAGACTGCCCATCGAGGCACAGCGAGCTGCGTCGCCAGCGGCACACGCCCAATCAGCGTGGAACGCAAGGGCAAAAGGTTGCCAAATGAGGAAACTCGCATCCACAAACAAGCCAGATGCCGCCGGATGAGCGCCGATGAGGACGGGAACGACCGCGACCGTGCCAAGGAGAACGGCAACGAGAACGCGCTTCTCACGTGCCGAGGACTGACGGAGGGTACGCAGGCGTGGAACTCCGAGGCCAGCGACAAGGGAGCCAGCGATGATACCGCCGATCACGGCGATGAATGACACCGTGTTCGTCACCGTGCCGAGGAAGAGCATCTGAGTTGCCGAAATGACGAAAGCGGCAAGGCGAAGGCGGCGCTTCCAGATGGCTGGCATGAATGCGGTAGCGAACATCGACGTGCCGAAGATCCATGCCCCTGGAGAGAGCAAGATGTCGGATGTACCGGCCGTGGCAATCGACTCAAGGAATGGTTCGGAGATAACAGCGAACCACAGGCCGAATGGGGCGAAGATGGTGTGCATCGCAAGGGAGAGGAGCGCGAAACGCATCGAGCCGAGCACTCGCTCAGCCGCAACTCCGAGCGTGAGAATCCCAATCGTTGCCCCGATCACGCCTTGGGCAGTGGCCGATGTTAGCCCCGAGCTAAACACGTGGAGGAAGTTCAGATCGCCGTTGGCGCGCAGTCCAAACGTATGGCGGAGGGCCATGTGATCGCCTCCGAGGGCGAGCCACATGATCCACATCGTGACGAGGAGCGCAATGGCAACAGGTGCCTTTTTGACAATCGCGAATACTTTCACTTCAACCCTCCAATGGTCTGAGCGGCGAAGGGGAGCGCTTTGACGAAAGCAGCCCGCCACACGTCAAAGCTGTGCCCGCCTGGAACAGTGAAGGTTGACACATTCATCCCTGCGTTCATCGCGAGCCTCGCAAGGTATTCCTGTGAGGTGATCGCCTCGGCATCTTCTGCTCCGGAGATAAACATTCCGCGTTGTCCGCTGAAGACGTCTGAGCGGGTATCGGCTGCCTTCGCGAGTACGTGTGCGGGGTCGGCAGCTTCCCAGGCGGCAGTATCGCCACCGAAGAGGGTGTTGATCGTCGCTTCACGGCTGCCGACCTCGAGGGTTTTGTCGCCTGAGAAGGAGAGGAACGCGCCATAGGTTCCCGGCGCCGTCGTCGCGATTTGAACAGAGCAGGTTGCCCCGTAGGACAGGCCGCCGATCGACCAGGTGTGTTGGTCGGTGTTGACTCGGAAGTGCTCCTTGATCAGAGCGGGCACGTCTTTGGTGAGATAGGTGTGGACCTTGTAGACGGGGCCGTCGACGCACCCGGGGTTCCCCATCAACGAGCCAGTGCCGTCCACCGAGATGATGATCGGGGAGCGTCCGCCATGCGCCTTTTGGTAGTTGTCGGCTGCTGTTGCGGCATCGCCGGCAGTGAACCAGTGATCGGGAGTCCCGGGGTTTCCGGCGAGAAGAACGACGACGGGCAGGCGCTCTTGCGAGGTGAAGTAGGCGGGTGGAATGTACGCGACGGCGTCGCGAGCAGGGAAGCCCGACGTCGGGCCTTCAAACGGAACCGTCACGAGGGCGCCGACCGTTCGACCTTCGTTGACCGGCGGACGTTGCTGGTGCGTGAACTCCTCGTAGCTCATTCGAACAACGTTGGTGGGCGGCAAAAAGGAGCCGAAGTTTGTGTATTCCTTGTAGGTAAGGTTCGCGACGAGGAAAGTGAGAATCGCGCTGAGCACTGCCAGTGGGAGTAACCGTAGCCGAGCACCGGCAACGAGTGCGACACCTGCGATCGTGAAAACTGCAGTGAAGCCGGCAACGAAAAGATTCCATGGAACTTCACCTGGCCAGGGGTTCGGCCACACGAAGAAGCCGAAAACCGCGATGCCGTCGATAATTCCAGCAACGATCAGGGCAAGACGAGCCCGAGCACGGTTTGCTCGGAATGTGTAGACAAATGCACCGACGGTGATCGTTGCCACGAGAGCCCAGATCACGATCTGCGCGGGCAGACCGGTGAGCGGGATGTTCCAGAAAAAATCCATATTTCCATTATGTTGCGAGAATTGTGTGAATCTCGTGCCACTGAGGACGGAAATTATGGTGAGCGTTTGAAACTGATCGCCAAAATCTGTCATACCCTCATGAAATCCTGTCACCGATACATCGACGTGAAGGGAGATCAACAATGCAGATGAACGATTCGGCCGCGCAGGGAATGGAACGGGGGCGTACGTTCCCCAAGGAAACGTACGCCCCCGCGCTGTTGATGGTTTATGCGCAGATCAGGAATGAGCCGCAGCAACTGCGAGCTTCAGAGCGCGCTGGAACAGCTCCTCACGCTCAGCGGCAGTGTAATCACGATCCGAGCCCTTCAGAATGTGATCCGAAACCGTGAGGACTGCAAGTGCCTGACGGCCGTACTTGGCGGCCAGGCCGTAGAGGGCGCCGGCTTCCATCTCGGTACCCAAGCAACCGACGGCGGCGAGTGCTTCGTTCTCCTCCTTCGGAACGCCATAGAAGCGATCGCGCGAGGCAACGGTGCCAACATGGATACCTTCTTCACCTTCGGCTGCATCGACGGCTGCGCGCACGAGGCCGTAATCTGCAACGGCCGAATAGTGGATTCCCGGTGTGAGATAGGTGTTGAGTACACCTTCGTAGTGGGCGCCCATCGCCACAACGACGTCGCCGACGTTGACGTCCATCGAGAGGCCACCGCAGGTTCCTACGCGGATCGCGCGCTCAACGCCGTAGTGCATGAAGAGCTCATTGACGTAGATTGAGAGCGAGGGCTGGCCCATGCCGGTTCCCATAATGGACAGCGGCTTGCCATTGACTTCACCCGTGAAACCGAGGATGCCACGGACGTCGGTGACGAGCTTCGCATCAGGCATCAGCTGCTCGGCCATGCGCTTGGCGCGCTTCGGATCGCCGGGAAGCAGCACTGCGGGGGCGAAATCACCGGGCTGCGCACCAATGTGGGGTGTGGACATAGTTATCTCCTTTGATTGACTTCGGCGAATGCCGACGCTTCATTGTAACAATCTCATTCGTTGGATGCGGTGGCTTCTTCGTCGCGTTCGATCGATTCTTTCGTCCCCGATTCGCCTGTGACAAAGCGGGATTTGGGCGACTCGGTCTGGGCAACGTTTTGCGCGAAATCTTCCCAGTAGAGCTTGGTGTAGTAGTCGAACGGCTTGAACGGCCCGCCCGGGCGGTTCTCGTCGGATGTGAGATATGGGTAAATGTCGTGGCCACGCAGATACAGGGCTACCGTGTTCACAGCGGCGGCGATCGGCACGGAGAAGAGTGCGCCGTAGAGGCCGAAGAGGGCAGACCCTCCAGCGATCACCATAACGATTGCGAGCGGGTGCATGTTCAGAGCGTTGCCTTGTAGGACGGGCTGGAGAACGTTGCCCTCGACCTGCTGAACCACGAGCACGCCAACGAACATGGCCAGTGCCATCCACGGGCTTCCCGTGTTGACAAGCACCACCATTGTGGCAACGAAACCAGAAACGAACGCACCAACGATCGGGATGAACGAGAACAAGAACACCAGTACGCCGATTGGGAAAGCGAGCGTGATTGGCGTTTTCAAGATGAATGCAACGAGCGCAATGCCGAGGGCGTCCACGAATGCCACGATCGCCTGAACTCGCACGTACGAGGCAACCGTAATCCATGCGCGGATGCCCGATTCGTTCACTGCGGTGCGGTTCTCGGCGGGGAAGAGGCGTACCACCCAGTGCCACATGCGTCGTCCATCCTTGAGGAAGAAGAACAGGGTGAAGAGCACGAGGACGGTACCAGTTGCGAGCGAGAGAAGGCCCGAGCCCACGGAGGCGACGCCGCCCGCGATCGTCGAGGAATTGGACTTCGCGTAGTCCTGAACTTGCTGCCAGGCGTTCGAAATTTCTTGATCGAACTGAGGGAACTGTTGGTGCAGCCAAGCCACGATCGAGTCGATTCCGGCGTTGATTTGGCTGGAGAGATCCGCAAAGCCCTGGAAGATTGAGGTGCCTGCGCCGATGAGGAGCAGACTGACAATGATCACCAGCCCGAGGAGAGCGGTTACGGAGGCGAGGGAGCGCGGCCAGTGCCATCGATTGCGGAGGAAAGATGCCACTGGCTCGAGGATCACAGCGAGCAAGAGCGACACCATGAGCGCAACCACAATGGAGGAGAGCTGGAGCATCGCCCAGCCGGCGGCGAGTAGCGCGACGGTGGTCACAATGAGGCGCCATGACCATGCAGCGCTTCGCTCGAGGGTAACTGGCACTTTCGGCTCAGATGAGTTGTTGTTGAGCATGCTTCAATTCCTTATCTAGAGGTATTCGTATTAAACACTAGCGCCCAATGCTGGCAAAGTGGAAAAATATGGCCGACTACCTGAATGGAAGGGAAACATGATTTCGTTGATCGCGTTCGATCTGGACGACACGCTCGCGCCGTCCAAGTCGCCACTGCCGCCAAGGATGGGTGAAGCGCTTGCCAAGTTGCTCGACGTGGTGCAGGTGTGTGTGATTTCTGGCGGAACGTTTGCACAGTTTGAGAACCAGTTGCTCGCAAATTTGGACGCCACCGAGGAACAGCTCGGGCGACTCCACCTCATGCCCACATGCGGCACGCGGTACATGAGGCGCGACGCCGGCGCGTGGGTACCGGTGTATGTGCGCGACTTGCCCGATGAGTTGCGTGAGCGTGCACTGGGGGCTCTCGAGGAACAGGCGAAGCGGCTGGGCTTGTGGGAAGAGACGACGTGGGGAGATATCCTCGAAGACCGCGGCTCGCAGATCACGTTCTCAGCTCTTGGCCAGGAAGCCCCGCTCGAGGCGAAGAAGGCGTGGGATCCAACAGGAGCGAAGAAGGAAGCATTGCGCTCCGCCGTCGAGCCTCTGCTCCCGGAGCTCGAGGTGCGATCTGGTGGGTCGACGTCGGTGGATATTACCGCCAAGGGCATCGACAAAGCGTACGGAATTGCGGAGCTAGCACAGCAAACTGGAATTGCGATCGAGGAGATGCTGTTCATTGGCGACCGCCTTGACGAGGGAGGGAACGATTACCCCGTTACTCGTCTTGGGATCGCGACCCACGCGGTGACGGGCTGGGAGGACACCGCCGAGTTCGTTGAACAGTTTGTCGCTCAAAACAAGGGGAAGTAGCGTGAAGGATCTCGAATATCGCGATGATATGACTGATGAAGAGCTCGACGCTCTCGAGGCACGGCTCGATTCCGTGGCAGAACGCTATCACGCGCCGGCGAGCGAGCATGAGCGATCCGGTGGTGTAACACGTGGAACAGCGATCGCCGTCGTCGTGTCCTCTCTGATCGGTTTTGCCGCATCGCTGGGGCTGATTTTGTCCGAAAAGGAAAAATTGACGAACCCGGATGCTGCGCTCGCGTGCGATATTAACCCGCTCGTGGGTTGTTCGAAGTGGATTGGCCAATGGCAAAACGAGGTGTTTTTCGGCATCTCGAACTCCGTGCTCGGATTCGCGTTCTTTTCGGGCATGATCGCGATCGGGCTCGTGTTGCTCACGCGCTCGACGATTTCGCGACTCGTGTGGCAGGCGATTTCACTTGCGACGACGGCTGGAATCGTCTGGGTGTGCTGGTTCGCATACATGTCCTTCTTCAAAGAGGGTTCGCTCTGCCCGTATTGCGTGGTGACATGGTTCGCGACGATACCTCTGTGGGTGACGGTTGCAGGTGCATCGCTCCACGCTGGGCACTGGGGGAGCGGCGGAGTCCCGTTTGGGCGTGCTCTCGTGCGTAACCGCTGGTACGTGGTGGTTTCGGTATGGGCTGCGCTGGTTGTGTTCGCGATTATCTGGTTCTGGGATCAGTGGATGATCGTCTTGTGAGCCC contains the following coding sequences:
- a CDS encoding bifunctional lysylphosphatidylglycerol flippase/synthetase MprF, giving the protein MKVFAIVKKAPVAIALLVTMWIMWLALGGDHMALRHTFGLRANGDLNFLHVFSSGLTSATAQGVIGATIGILTLGVAAERVLGSMRFALLSLAMHTIFAPFGLWFAVISEPFLESIATAGTSDILLSPGAWIFGTSMFATAFMPAIWKRRLRLAAFVISATQMLFLGTVTNTVSFIAVIGGIIAGSLVAGLGVPRLRTLRQSSAREKRVLVAVLLGTVAVVPVLIGAHPAASGLFVDASFLIWQPFALAFHADWACAAGDAARCASMGSLVKFEGPSNTIANLIPVTIQLIFAWGLVRAKRAAWIGALASTLLTVVIVVVQFVQVGLIAGDLSAVIAICVFSLIPWFAVTIALLATRTLYRVRTSRSEHARALALVGTGLGTAALIWFAGALTFSSQFAPAIGLREALGEFVVRLLPPIASLFLPLGNVPSGTGAWNAFIWSGTVFWIFIAVALFYLVVDSHSDLHFHDRVKARQILESGTGDHLSFMTLWEGNSYFFHELGYVAYRVSNGVAVTLGGPVFAGRSSDADQETADDADATARVETAPISLPTQAEREELASAFEAFVQQQGWHIAWYSVNESFQRPGFKKLHVAEEGVLPADTKFTGKKFQNVRTAKNNAAKEGITAVWTDWESLDLDMRARVTALSEQWVAEKALPEMGFTLGALDELKVPGTKMMLAIDSKLTLHGITSWLPVYEGGQLVGYTLDFMRRDSDGWRSVIEFLLGESVPKMDELGLKWVSLSGAPLARSEAASDPSFLDNVLDRVGAIIEPLYGFRSLAGSKYKFNPTHEGWYLAYNDELALGAIGLAISHCYLPEIGPKGMAEIVRVYFEAQKQAKIDEEEKAKRRALVEARDAVEKALRRGQEIPAEAAKLLPACEIDAIVAKVNSETSV
- a CDS encoding alpha/beta hydrolase is translated as MDFFWNIPLTGLPAQIVIWALVATITVGAFVYTFRANRARARLALIVAGIIDGIAVFGFFVWPNPWPGEVPWNLFVAGFTAVFTIAGVALVAGARLRLLPLAVLSAILTFLVANLTYKEYTNFGSFLPPTNVVRMSYEEFTHQQRPPVNEGRTVGALVTVPFEGPTSGFPARDAVAYIPPAYFTSQERLPVVVLLAGNPGTPDHWFTAGDAATAADNYQKAHGGRSPIIISVDGTGSLMGNPGCVDGPVYKVHTYLTKDVPALIKEHFRVNTDQHTWSIGGLSYGATCSVQIATTAPGTYGAFLSFSGDKTLEVGSREATINTLFGGDTAAWEAADPAHVLAKAADTRSDVFSGQRGMFISGAEDAEAITSQEYLARLAMNAGMNVSTFTVPGGHSFDVWRAAFVKALPFAAQTIGGLK
- a CDS encoding purine-nucleoside phosphorylase; protein product: MSTPHIGAQPGDFAPAVLLPGDPKRAKRMAEQLMPDAKLVTDVRGILGFTGEVNGKPLSIMGTGMGQPSLSIYVNELFMHYGVERAIRVGTCGGLSMDVNVGDVVVAMGAHYEGVLNTYLTPGIHYSAVADYGLVRAAVDAAEGEEGIHVGTVASRDRFYGVPKEENEALAAVGCLGTEMEAGALYGLAAKYGRQALAVLTVSDHILKGSDRDYTAAEREELFQRALKLAVAAAHS
- a CDS encoding AI-2E family transporter, which gives rise to MLNNNSSEPKVPVTLERSAAWSWRLIVTTVALLAAGWAMLQLSSIVVALMVSLLLAVILEPVASFLRNRWHWPRSLASVTALLGLVIIVSLLLIGAGTSIFQGFADLSSQINAGIDSIVAWLHQQFPQFDQEISNAWQQVQDYAKSNSSTIAGGVASVGSGLLSLATGTVLVLFTLFFFLKDGRRMWHWVVRLFPAENRTAVNESGIRAWITVASYVRVQAIVAFVDALGIALVAFILKTPITLAFPIGVLVFLFSFIPIVGAFVSGFVATMVVLVNTGSPWMALAMFVGVLVVQQVEGNVLQPVLQGNALNMHPLAIVMVIAGGSALFGLYGALFSVPIAAAVNTVALYLRGHDIYPYLTSDENRPGGPFKPFDYYTKLYWEDFAQNVAQTESPKSRFVTGESGTKESIERDEEATASNE
- a CDS encoding HAD-IIB family hydrolase; this encodes MSLIAFDLDDTLAPSKSPLPPRMGEALAKLLDVVQVCVISGGTFAQFENQLLANLDATEEQLGRLHLMPTCGTRYMRRDAGAWVPVYVRDLPDELRERALGALEEQAKRLGLWEETTWGDILEDRGSQITFSALGQEAPLEAKKAWDPTGAKKEALRSAVEPLLPELEVRSGGSTSVDITAKGIDKAYGIAELAQQTGIAIEEMLFIGDRLDEGGNDYPVTRLGIATHAVTGWEDTAEFVEQFVAQNKGK
- a CDS encoding vitamin K epoxide reductase family protein; translated protein: MKDLEYRDDMTDEELDALEARLDSVAERYHAPASEHERSGGVTRGTAIAVVVSSLIGFAASLGLILSEKEKLTNPDAALACDINPLVGCSKWIGQWQNEVFFGISNSVLGFAFFSGMIAIGLVLLTRSTISRLVWQAISLATTAGIVWVCWFAYMSFFKEGSLCPYCVVTWFATIPLWVTVAGASLHAGHWGSGGVPFGRALVRNRWYVVVSVWAALVVFAIIWFWDQWMIVL